One genomic segment of Drosophila melanogaster chromosome 3R includes these proteins:
- the unc80 gene encoding uncoordinated 80, isoform E, with protein MVTNAAGTAATGGATSNTTNNNNLQTNNNSHGANNNNDDFDFDQDSGLQDLGLPVSVQTFLWRQIAPFIRPKLGKLHESTCLFCQHAPGHHESKEACKSFEKVLVQNIQFGLSPPLTKGLGVIPRWRLLQGALPHVMHACAALLYNRVKDMQAIGPVETKLLYTMQWILLYAAEECADDEGGEDLGLGDAAEPKSKSIDQYLFSVPTITLFVYLFAPIIHHLKESDFQNFRLENGIKLWQGMWDNRAPGAPCFTAPVKPKARNLLCAPTPKGSTDVFPARKHSLSADAMSPKADSPQSGISDYGRQDEEGSWVSSPKEFAFPETIPEEASSVEDERVVIFRLPSAPQLMDNSFFTADASLLQQQQSQSRRGSRQSMNSRDKDKVPSTKFEFDQQELMRGASMKEKRSASIEKETDSDKSESIKADVSAATFLDVAVLRCLFISHWQEEGIFWSLQYLYNRLSDIGEEAAITLNQPRKRSNSLPIPQIEISLYQGPGSNSRDSPGSSVVKDYIEIPDPSPTVTACVAEEPQSAPSTTERRGSEKKKRVKMADLRAFVETKMFSKSEKNLEKVGLDTNSANGKTPLQHAEYHRSLDTGEKKLSRSASMISREPASNLIKGKSMPSLSCLLDSGYVEPPKAPRPSQATCPRSTAFYPRNPIITVTEHTPTPSPDYMKRQGSIDSQLDALSNGGSIAGMTGNGGGNGSTGMGSSTTRYRGQMLRSHTDSHIDYTGVDESEAPGSSFYITRDGGIDYEIILLAISNVFKRDPAQVCSLRVLEAGLNICELLIEMGVLKLGEHAHEISMSITRRALQVLGCPHGCNDGVRGPPADFLRNQCQKILSRMLRQAGQRTKRFMQEMVKTSPLPELIDYFHAFLAFCVDPSSLLSPLSQGGYSTNFSGGMSGGAEAQVVGAVFKPLVSRFVEASKDLKGPENIALYGDIRQLVTYVKGAHGGPFRLVALSGILAVTPRPHKKGPSAQTTRVIRHIPQANANQSLQNDDNRSQRRLLLKKRSTSSACASLLETEACEEHYKTSQSPLSNFRRRTTGVRPTLTPRHSERALLSDSTSSSERNSLGRLSGLVRWFRGTPKEASSIDLEIGSLNPEISSTFMRHASLKIQRGRSSDGIGRSIQRAKRRVERRLNRFGGIVKGKKKVGGIEETADFSRRSSSDMCDGPRESEVVILKERKLVPTEPVRVGMLRLSFLLETCAPGSFPDPQLVAAVLDLPQAPLVARATFLLECAHFVHLCNKGQWPAWMKQNVGSYRASGANINLNQMKQQVSQTSARRTHILQRAAGKMFHQWAEMVGARLEEILFTERLQYEAVNASLTDPEKQRELLQQDEEEDFLDETSVNPHGNDCPHSLKLIACVLLFEITAFLRDTYLMLPKTSKLIHRDKPAPWEKVYREANRRWSMALSSMGHSQTSAQSLQSIAAGNDGAGQSERKISFVLHEPDNESENSSNTTLTKEGEEARRPTTSAVRPFLLRRGTATTTGGSFKRRSLKLRRNTKDSKDIETDFNMQSRRKVSSLSDRSDTSEQGMISGGEESPGILSDDQQPESPTDSNENDDTAKNMPWLKAIIDLMSSYNYYCTHKGYCHPFCYKRHMRSCTRLVKATRKVYGEEFGFTFDADHPNVEPTIITSSKPHTSRARSTRKVSEQSSTQTSPSKRKDSLSRKDRISDDPDLEMAEKLAKAFRQEKEKKMQEEPPILKFIRIHIRNLFHFPLATLLKGAVVLTEEMVIEAMPAAWELLLETNHDTATSSAAVFLMGSVKAQNFAFDIMQRALKHKDPDIRIGAIQRYLVLWKCRFHVWPRMEENAHDVTFKVPPGGIEFTLPSPKIGIESLPVVDPPWMPVQQTKDMDVTLNQDRHRSLVTATKSRKMQQTEAIRNALRQQRDKQRAERHSFLITMIPISQQASHEPGMEKLEDHEIEEDLDGTRMSSHLHHAHSLFPSVLCSSVMQIVGCLDDAAIGSDGNAVYEIAYQVIWVCLVEESALFLRYVFERLTRDRQDQMFKLLRHLIRFVPRLPQQAAFALYNSIIGYIMFYVRSSNELKQELVGSALSVLWMVVHSVHGIMFKDLKQILRKEQCDASILLTANVPAAKKIVVHGPADDDYNIPSQFPVQEDTLFCQLLKEALDYYPIDEKNTSHYCLVDYKSSKILNPNWYIRDLYFFKRSQYPEVRLMLMRPEESFLALQKQELTKKFVEIGKVHLTWAILKNVDMVVQRVVFLHEELMKLPSFPRKALEVDLDLHHGGEYGKVLLGLDVLHKFMWVRLIARMFEAMAGNFAYSADIQLFLNVLSGASILHAEDSCIMRYVMATFINAAFNFKNIFSTNGYFMIMPTLLQVYSLHQTNKLITTTIEYAVKQFYLLNRKPFILQMFGSVSAILDTDEDGTYGEAHKVQSSCLFNLLLSLEDPSPDPLNIAELVKEPKPLKAIDFCYHDEDDDVTVLDCITLCVMVVSYSAESTRGYQMLIILEAILPCYLQQIQSPSYIPLQGKSERDIILQLAVAIRTMVHNCEGLAKSYNGPYRNSPEHKGSSQRNCSRGPPCSPGLDFEEETHPKYMTDARTKNMMDSAEDSEMIRTEYRRPRDVLLSVVADFLTKSTVRLAELAKKMPSDTKPTEVLDAKCHIRLADIAHSLLKVSPYDPESMACRGLQRYMQAVLPRAEWSNDTLRNALVTILRRIDKVFLKISKKPSIRRNTDWEAAAGLLKGIHETIIRHSYVLHWQQMKTLISTVQNLIVNEPGIPEGVSSAGAALMSQNPPAFFCSAVVRLVALQVVSPVDCFSLVQICGGSSEFATQEKAEGFLMHLIMPLCLKVCSGRGVSDVGELKMSDVSFLLTAVLNAMSPPAGRTGQAVSQINRVTGDLRAGSLTFTGSRDAKRPARISGSLYQAAFLALRIVCICFESRLSNEWPRIVRVMRDLGRRNEAAPDLWSFMEFVVTHRTPLYIVLLPFILHKISQPPIGDHERHMQFIIRERLRGTPPQGGIKSKGALLLELARELRDLRDELEEKRYVSTDRESSEQKKSDTPAATSAAEAHKSQQRPSLISIFTGTTTGQASHSHVSAVPIDSRSGSGGICTPSDTLSQQTLHPPRESLSSSSTGRDPHTTTSESQSGEADAGSAPTLVGATPSGSGHGSGGGIGTGAASAVPSHLSHSQSLQQAPFKAQPPKLRFVSSVEFRHSSGETSTTPLSPESPAEDSSGDHTRSRLQRSKAASRKTFRLKRSRLTPMEPPSIVTSQEEQAPQAQAKTLGEISWDSVSQTSSTSGYRDNNSLQTGLLSPDGSLGGLTLGRSPSQHSLLMVFEGQDEDTLI; from the exons GAGTCAAAGGAAGCCTGCAAG TCCTTTGAGAAAGTGCTTGTGCAGAACATCCAGTTCGGCCTGTCACCACCTCTCACGAAGGGCTTGGGTGTGATTCCCCGATGGCGCCTCTTGCAAGGAGCTCTGCCACATGTTATGCACGCCTGTGCCGCTCTGCTCTACAATCGCGTCAAGGATATGCAGGCCATTGGTCCTGTGGAGACCAAGCTGCTATACACCATGCAGTGGATCCTGCTGTACGCCGCCGAGGAATGTGCCGATGATGAAGGCGGCGAGGATCTGGGCTTGGGAGATGCGGCGGAACCAAAGTCGAAGTCCATTGATCAGTACTTGTTTTCAGTACCAACTATTACG CTCTTTGTGTACCTATTTGCACCTATTATACACCACCTAAAGGAATCGGATTTCCAAAACTTTCGCCTGGAGAATGGCATTAAGCTCTGGCAGGGAATGTGGGACAATCGAGCACCCGGAGCTCCATGCTTTACAGCTCCCGTTAAGCCCAAGGCTCGAAACTTGCTGTGTGCACCCACTCCGAAAGGTTCCACGGACGTTTTTCCCGCCCGAAAGCACTCACTCAGTGCGGACGCCATGTCACCCAAGGCAGATTCGCCACAGAGCGGTATCTCAGACTATGGAAGGCAGGACGAGGAG GGTTCCTGGGTTTCTTCGCCCAAGGAGTTCGCCTTTCCCGAAACCATACCAGAAGAAGCCTCCAGCGTGGAGGATGAACGTGTGGTCATATTTAGGTTACCTTCGGCGCCACAACTAATGGATAACTCATTCTTTACG GCCGATGCCAGTctgttgcaacagcaacaatccCAGAGTCGTCGAGGAAGTCGCCAGTCAATGAACTCCCGGGACAAGGATAAAGTGCCCTCCACCAAGTTCGAGTTCGATCAGCAGGAACTGATGCGAGGTGCATCTATGAAGGAGAAACGGAGTGCATCCATCGAAAAGGAGACGGACTCGGATAAGTCGGAAAGTATCAAGGCGGATGTATCCGCAGCCACTTTCCTGGACGTGGCTGTGCTGCGCTGCCTCTTCATCTCCCATTGGCAGGAGGAGGGCATCTTCTGGAGCCTGCAGTATCTATACAATCG ACTCAGTGACATTGGTGAGGAGGCGGCCATCACCTTGAATCAACCTCGCAAGCGCTCGAATTCCTTGCCCATACCGCAAATCGAGATTTCACTGTACCAGGGACCCGGCAGCAATAGTCGGGATAGTCCAGGCAGTTCCGTGGTTAAGGATTACATCGAAATACCCGATCCATCGCCCACGGTGACAGCCTGTGTAGCAG AAGAACCTCAAAGTGCGCCAAGCACAACGGAAAGACGCGGCAGTGAGAAGAAGAAACGCGTTAAGATGGCAGATCTTCGGGCTTTCGTGGAAACAAAGATGTTCTCGAAGTCGGAGAAGAATTTGGAAAAAGTAGGGCTCGACACAAACTCAGCCAATGGCAAGACACCACTGCAACATGCA GAATACCATCGCAGCCTGGACACGGGTGAGAAGAAACTATCTCGGTCAGCCTCGATGATAAGTCGCGAACCAGCCAGTAACTTGATAAAGGGCAAATCTATGCCCAGTCTCAG CTGTCTGCTTGATAGCGG ATACGTTGAGCCACCCAAGGCCCCAAGGCCATCGCAGGCCACCTGTCCGCGTTCCACGGCCTTCTATCCCCGGAATCCCATCATTACGGTTACGGAGCACACGCCCACACCTTCGCCCGATTACATGAAGCGTCAG GGCTCCATCGACTCCCAGCTGGATGCCTTGAGTAATGGCGGCAGTATTGCTGGTATGACTGGAAACGGAGGTGGTAATGGTAGCACTGGCATGGGCAGCTCCACCACCCGTTACCGTGGTCAAATGCTGCGCTCCCACACGGACTCCCACATCGATTACACGGGCGTGGATGAGTCGGAGGCGCCGGGCTCCTCCTTTTATATAACACGCGATGGCGGCATTGACTACGAGATTATCCTGCTGGCCATTAGCAATGTTTTCAAGCGGGATCCGGCACAGGTTTGCTCACTCCGAGTCTTGGAAGCGGGTCTGAACATCTGCGAGTTGCTGATTGAAATGGGTGTGCTCAAACTGGGTGAGCATGCCCACGAGATCTCGATGAGTATTACGAGGAGAGCTCTGCAGGTCTTGGGGTGTCCACACGGATGCAATGATG GTGTTCGAGGGCCACCTGCTGACTTTCTGCGCAACCAGTGCCAGAAGATCCTGTCGAGAATGTTGCGGCAGGCTGGTCAAAGGACGAAGCGCTTTATGCAGGAGATGGTGAAGACTTCACCGCTGCCGGAACTCATCGACTATTTCCATGCCTTCCTGGCCTTCTGCGTGGATCCCAGCTCCCTGCTGTCGCCACTGA GTCAGGGCGGCTATTCGACCAATTTTAGCGGCGGCATGAGCGGCGGAGCCGAGGCCCAGGTGGTTGGAGCGGTCTTCAAGCCGCTGGTCAGCCGCTTTGTGGAGGCCAGCAAGGATCTGAAGGGTCCGGAGAACATAGCCCTCTACGGTGACATCCGGCAGCTGGTCACCTATGTAAAGGGCGCCCATGGCGGTCCGTTTCGGCTGGTCGCCCTCAGTGGCATCCTGGCCGTCACTCCGAGGCCACACAAAAAGGGTCCTTCGGCGCAGACCACTCGTGTTATCAG ACACATTCCGCAGGCCAATGCAAATCAGAGTCTGCAAAACGACGACAACCGTTCCCAGCGACGTCTTCTCCTGAAGAAACGCAGCACTTCGTCCGCCTGCGCC AGCCTGCTGGAGACGGAGGCTTGCGAGGAGCACTACAAGACCAGCCAGTCGCCACTGAGCAACTTCCGTCGGAGGACCACTGGGGTGCGACCCACGTTGACTCCGCGGCACAGCGAACGCGCCTTGTTATCCGACTCCACGTCCAGCTCGGAACGCAATTCGCTGGGACGGCTCAGCGGCTTGGTGCGCTGGTTCCGCGGTACGCCCAAGGAGGCATCGTCCATTGATCTGGAGATCGGGTCACTCAACCCGGAGATCTCCTCCACGTTCATGAGGCACGCCTCGCTGAAGATCCAGCGCGGGCGGTCGAGCGATGGCATTGGGCGGTCCATTCAGCGCGCCAAGCGACGCGTCGAGCGGCGGCTGAACCGTTTCGGCGGCATTGTGAAGGGCAAGAAGAAGGTGGGCGGCATCGAGGAGACGGCGGACTTCAGTCGCCGCAGCTCCTCGGACATGTGCGACGGTCCGCGGGAGTCGGAGGTGGTCATCCTCAAGGAGCGCAAGCTGGTGCCCACCGAACCGGTGCGCGTGGGCATGCTTCGGCTTTCCTTTCTGCTGGAGACCTGTGCCCCCGGCTCCTTTCCCGATCCCCAGCTGGTGGCCGCCGTTCTGGATTTG CCACAAGCTCCACTCGTGGCTAGGGCCACCTTCCTGCTTGAGTGCGCCCACTTTGTCCATTTGTGCAACAAGGGTCAGTGGCCCGCCTGGATGAAGCAGAACGTGGGCAGCTATCGGGCCTCGGGCGCAAACATCAATCTCAATCAGATGAAGCAGCAGGTGAGCCAAACGAGCGCCAGACGCACCCACATACTCCAACGGGCAGCCGGAAAGATGTTCCACCAGTGGGCAGAGATGGTGGGCGCCAGGCTGGAGGAGATTCTGTTTACGGAGCGACTGCAGTACGAAGCGGTCAATGCGAGTCTCACGGATCCCGAGAAGCAGCGCGAGTTGCTGCAacaggacgaggaggaggacttcCTTGACGAAACATCGGTCAATCCGCACGGCAATGATTGCCCACATTCCTTAAAGCTGATCGCCTGTGTGCTGCTCTTCGAGATTACGGCATTTTTGCGGGACACCTACCTGATGCTACCAAAGACATCCAAGCTGATCCATCGCGACAAACCGGCGCCATGGGAGAAGGTTTACCGCGAGGCCAATCGGCGCTGGTCCATGGCCCTCAGCTCCATGGGTCACTCGCAGACTTCCGCCCAGAGCTTGCAGTCGATAGCAGCCGGGAACGATGGTGCCGGCCAGTCGGAGCGAAAGATATCGTTCGTGCTCCACGAACCGGACAATGAGTCGGAGAATAGCAGCAACACAACGCTGACCAAGGAGGGCGAAGAAG CTCGTCGACCCACAACATCGGCTGTACGACCATTCCTGCTGAGACGAGGCACTGCCACCACAACTGGAGGATCCTTCAAGCGCCGCTCGCTGAAGCTTCGTCGCAACACCAAGGATAGCAAGGACATTGAAACTGATT TCAATATGCAATCACGTCGCAAGGTGTCCTCGCTCTCCGATCGCAGTGACACCTCGGAACAGGGCATGATCAGTGGTGGCGAGGAATCACCAGGAATTCTCAGTGACGATCAGCAGCCGGAGTCACCAACGGACTCGAATGAAAACGATGATACGGCCAAGAATATGCCGTGGCTAAAGGCAATTATCGATCTTATGTCCAGCTATAACTACTACTGCACCCATAAAGGATATTGCCATCCATTTTGCTATAAACGGCACATGCGATCCTGCACTCGCTTGGTCAAAGCCACCAGAAAG GTTTATGGCGAGGAGTTTGGATTCACCTTCGATGCAGACCATCCGAATGTGGAGCCCACTATCATCACCTCCAGTAAGCCACATACTTCTCGAGCTCGCTCCACTAGAAAAGTATCGGAGCAGAGTTCCACTCAGACATCTCCGTCCAAGCGAAAGGATAGCTTGTCACGCAAAGATCG GATAAGTGACGATCCTGATCTGGAAATGGCAGAGAAGTTGGCCAAAGCTTTTCGACAGGAGAAGGAAAAGAAGATGCAGGAGGAACCACCCATCCTGAAGTTTATCCGCATTCACATACGTAACTTGTTTCATTTTCCACTGGCCACCTTGCTAAAGGGTGCAGTTGTGCTCACCGAGGAGATGGTCATCGAGGCCATGCCCGCCGCTTGGGAACTCCTCCTAGAAACTAATCACGATACGGCCACCTCAAGTGCGGCCGTATTTTTGATGGGTTCGGTAAAGGCCCAGAACTTTGCCTTCGACATCATGCAGCGGGCTTTGAAGCACAAGGATCCGGACATAAGGATTGGAGCCATTCAGCGCTATCTGGTGTTATGGAAGTGTCGTTTCCATGTCTGGCCTCGAATGGAGGAGAATGCCCACGATGTGACCTTCAAGGTGCCACCGGGTGGCATCGAGTTCACTCTACCGTCGCCCAAGATTGGCATTGAAAGCCTGCCGGTGGTGGATCCACCCTGGATGCCAGTCCAGCAGACAAAGGACATGGACGTAACCCTAAACCAAGATAGACAT CGATCCTTGGTCACCGCAACCAAGAGTCGCAAGATGCAACAGACGGAGGCCATCCGGAATGCTCTGCGCCAGCAGAGGGATAAACAGAGGGCGGAGCGCCACAGTTTCCTGATCACCATGATACCCATAAGTCAACAGGCCTCCCATGAGCCCGGAATGGAGAAGCTGGAGGATCATGAGATCGAGGAGGACCTTGATGGCACACGCATGTCCTCGCACCtgcaccacgcccactccctCTTCCCCTCCGTTCTCTGCTCATCCGTAATGCAGATCGTTGGCTGCCTGGACGATGCGGCCATTGGATCGGATGGCAATGCCGTATATGAGATTGCGTACCAGGTGATCTGGGTTTGCTTGGTGGAGGAGTCAGCTCTGTTTTTGCGCTATGTCTTTGAGCGGCTGACTCGCGATCGGCAGGATCAGATGTTCAAGCTCCTGCGACACCTCATCCGATTCGTGCCCCGTCTGCCCCAACAGGCGGCATTTGCGCTCTACAACTCGATTATAGGATACATCATGTTCTACGTCAGATCATCCAATGAATTGAAGCAAGAG CTCGTTGGCTCAGCCTTATCTGTGCTGTGGATGGTGGTGCACTCGGTGCATGGAATTATGTTCAAGGATCTCAAGCAGATTCTGCGAAAGGAGCAGTGCGATGCATCCATTCTTCTAACGGCCAATGTGCCCGCTGCCAAAAAGATTGTTGTGCACGGACCAGCGGATGATGACTACAACATACCCTCTCAGTTTCCCGTCCAGGAGGATACTCTTTTCTGCCAGTTGCTCAAGGAGGCATTGGATTACTATCCCATCGATGAGAAGAACACCAGTCACTACTGTCTAGTAGACTACAAGAGCA GTAAAATCCTCAATCCCAATTGGTACATTCGTGATCTGTACTTCTTCAAGAGATCTCAATACCCTGAGGTGCGTCTGATGCTTATGCGTCCGGAGGAATCCTTCCTGGCACTCCAGAAGCAAGAGCTTACCAAGAAGTTTGTGGAAATCGGAAAGGTGCACCTGACATGGGCTATTCTGAAGAACGTGGACATGGTTGTGCAGCGGGTGGTATTCCTGCACGAGGAGCTGATGAAGCTGCCCTCCTTCCCGCGCAAGGCACTCGAGGTGGATCTGGATCTGCACCATGGTGGCGAGTACGGAAAGGTGCTGCTCGGGTTGGACGTCCTGCACAAGTTCATGTGGGTGCGACTGATCGCCCGCATGTTCGAGGCCATGGCTGGGAATTTCGCCTACTCAGCGGACATCCAACTCTTTCTGAACGTCCTTTCCGGCGCCTCCATTCTGCACGCCGAAGATTCGTGCATCATGCGCTATGTGATGGCCACCTTCATCAACGCCGCCTTTAACTTTAAGAACATCTTCTCTACGAACGGATACTTTATGATTATGCCCACACTGCTGCAAGTCTATTCCCTGCATCAGACTAACAagctcatcaccaccaccattGAGTATGCGGTAAAGCAGTTCTATCTGCTCAACCGGAAGCCATTTATCCTGCAAATGTTTGGTTCCGTTTCCGCCATTCTCGATACGGATGAGGATGGCACGTACGGAGAAGCCCACAAGGTGCAGTCGAGCTGTCTGTTTAACCTGCTACTCAGTCTCGAGGATCCCTCGCCGGATCCCCTAAACATTGCGGAGCTGGTCAAGGAACCCAAGCCGCTCAAGGCCATTGACTTTTGTTACCATGATGAGGATGACGACGTCACCGTTTTGGACTGCATTACCTTATGTGTCATGGTCGTCTCCTACTCCGCAGAGAGTACACGAGGATACCAAATGCTA ATAATTTTGGAGGCCATTCTGCCCTGTTATCTGCAGCAGATCCAATCGCCCAGCTATATTCCGTTGCAGGGAAAGTCTGAGCGAGATATAATCCTCCAGCTGGCGGTGGCCATTCGCACCATGGTGCACAACTGTGAGGGTCTGGCCAAGAGCTACAATGGACCCTATCGTAACAGTCCGGAGCACAAGGGTTCCTCGCAGCGCAACTGCAGCCGTGGACCTCCCTGTTCACCCGGCCTGGACTTTGAAGAGGAAACGCATCCCAAGTATATGACCGATGCTCGCACCAAGAACATGATGGACTCTGCCGAGGATTCGGAAATGATACGCACCGAATACCGAAGACCACGAGACGTGTTGCTCTCCGTGGTGGCCGATTTCCTCACGAAATCCACCGTACGTCTAGCAGAACTGGCCAAGAAGATGCCCAGTGATACGAAACCTACCGAGGTTCTGGACGCCAAGTGTCACATTCGTTTGGCGGACATCGCGCATTCCCTGCTAAAGGTGTCGCCCTATGATCCGGAGTCCATGGCCTGTCGGGGTCTGCAACGCTATATGCAGGCGGTTTTGCCGCGGGCGGAGTGGTCCAACGATACATTGCGCAACGCACTGGTCACCATTCTACGGCGCATCGACAAGGTGTTCCTCAAGATCTCAAAGAAGCCATCAATCAGGAGGAATACGGACTGGGAGGCGGCCGCCGGACTGCTGAAGGGCATCCACGAGACGATCATACGGCACTCGTACGTGCTGCACTGGCAGCAGATGAAAACGCTCATCAGCACGGTGCAGAATCTGATCGTCAACGAGCCCGGCATTCCCGAGGGCGTCTCCAGCGCAGGAGCAGCGCTCATGTCTCAGAATCCGCCGGCCTTTTTCTGCTCGGCCGTGGTGCGTTTGGTGGCCCTGCAGGTGGTCAGCCCCGTGGACTGTTTCTCCCTGGTCCAGATATGCGGCGGGAGCTCCGAATTTGCCACGCAGGAAAAGGCCGAGGGCTTTCTAATGCATCTGATAATGCCACTGTGTCTGAAGGTTTGCTCGGGCCGCGGCGTTTCCGACGTGGGCGAGTTGAAGATGTCGGACGTTTCCTTCCTGCTGACTGCCGTGTTGAATGCGATGAGTCCGCCGGCGGGTCGTACCGGGCAAGCCGTGTCCCAGATCAACCGGGTGACCGGCGACCTACGCGCCGGCTCACTCACCTTCACCGGCAGTCGGGATGCCAAGCGCCCAGCCCGCATCTCCGGGTCCCTCTACCAGGCCGCCTTCTTAGCCCTGCGCATCGTGTGCATCTGCTTCGAGAGCCGGCTCTCCAACGAGTGGCCGCGCATCGTTCGGGTGATGAGGGATCTCGGCAGGCGCAACGAGGCTGCGCCGGATCTCTGGAGCTTTATGGAGTTTGTGGTCACCCACCGAACGCCACTCTACATTGTCCTGCTGCCCTTCATTCTGCACAAG ATATCGCAgccacccattggggatcacGAGCGACACATGCAGTTTATCATCCGGGAACGATTGCGCGGAACACCGCCGCAGGGCGGGATTAAGTCTAAGGGAGCTCTGCTGCTGGAACTGGCCAGGGAGCTGCGGGACCTGCGCGACGAGCTGGAGGAGAAACGCTACG TCTCCACAGATCGCGAGAGTTCCGAGCAGAAGAAGAGCGACACACCGGCGGCAACTAGTGCGGCTGAAGCCCACAAGTCGCAGCAAAGACCTTCACTCATATCTATCTTCACAGGAACCACCACGGGCCAGGCCTCGCACTCCCACGTCTCCGCCGTGCCGATCGACTCGCGCAGCGGATCCGGCGGGATCTGCACGCCCAGCGACACGCTGTCGCAGCAGACGCTGCACCCGCCGCGGGAGTCGCTCTCGAGCAGCTCCACGGGCCGGGATCCGCACACGACGACCAGCGAGAGCCAGAGCGGCGAGGCGGACGCAGGATCGGCGCCCACGCTGGTGGGGGCCACGCCGAGCGGATCGGGACATGGATCGGGCGGTGGTATTGGTACCGGTGCCGCCTCCGCCGTACCCTCGCATCTCTCGCATTCGCAGTCGTTGCAGCAGGCTCCCTTCAAGGCCCAGCCACCCAAGCTGCGCTTCGTTTCGTCCGTGGAGTTCCGGCACTCATCCGGGGAGACATCCACCACACCGCTCTCGCCGGAGAGCCCGGCGGAGGATAGTTCCGGCGATCATACCCGCTCACGCCTGCAGCGATCGAAGGCCGCCAGCCGAAAGACCTTTAGACTTAAGCGCAGTCGCCTGACGCCCATGGAACCACCCAGCATT GTCACCTCGCAGGAGGAGCAGGCCCCGCAGGCGCAGGCAAAGACCCTGGGCGAGATTTCCTGGGACTCCGTTTCACAGACATCCTCCACCTCTGGCTATCGGGACAACAACAGCCTGCAGACTGGCCTGCTCTCGCCGGATGGATCCTTGGGTGGGTTGACCCTGGGCCGCTCACCCTCGCAGCACTCGCTATTAATGGTCTTCGAGGGACAGGACGAGGACACCCTCATTTAA